One Cryptosporidium parvum Iowa II chromosome 5, whole genome shotgun sequence DNA segment encodes these proteins:
- a CDS encoding CpTSP7; extracellular membrane associated protein with a signal peptide followed by 2 TSP1 repeats, an EGF domain and a transmembrane region, translating to MDSINFRSIYIPSAVRYIILLLLWTIFTKNVYSKSSEETLLGRSVLDLNKKNTCEYYGEQDGIFTDSFHSRICIVPEDGLHGKREYENHQRKTFGTIRPNNKQLSNNKLYRKDDHLTSSIADFDSNSVRIQRKNVDLEAMFGIGKDNNRMNLNNEAVQSFYSNNETETQDKNATNDYFLFKEGLLKYQEKKILRYYLYDVGNKVHSDTIAYPENIISENSAFNYLGNYADVYEISKVSDPPVISWPNNHIVFVHSQVKSDGTFRFQVYTSSGEVGFYFEVTGNSYKTGCGSYSRSDNSKFTHSANSLIQVQLVRRKFGFNVFVDGTRRTKLDIIDCIASVPTKVQITSGSGSQIYPKVEDCQISQWTDWSTCSKTCSTGSKARYRSVIMPSMNGGLPCPKLLDSSPCNADISCSPCQYSEWTMWGECSATCGSGSTTRTRKLLSAAYFIESCIDTFQLKSCHGVSCASDCIVTEWSDWSECSTTCGVGSQISTRSIVVPEQNGGKCDHDLNKVQECNVSVCSKSCDPSPCLNGGICSELPKSNFACTCPPFYGGETCDQFEFPWWFYNIIIVLAVLAVGIFYKSQISNIVTPNTMDPSYAGDGDYAFSQGPAPPDPVQAANGQPQYYPNAYNYNYGYYDNSNEGYLVNNDEGNWMY from the coding sequence ATGGATTCAATTAACTTTAGAAGCATTTATATTCCATCAGCAGTAAGGtatattatattacttttattatggacaatatttacaaaaaatgtTTATAGTAAAAGTAGTGAGGAAACTTTATTGGGAAGATCGGTATTggatttaaataagaaaaatacaTGTGAATACTATGGAGAGCAGGATGGTATATTTACTGATTCATTTCACTCAAGAATATGTATAGTTCCAGAAGATGGATTACATGGAAAAAGGGAATACGAAAATCATCAAAGAAAAACATTTGGAACAATTAGaccaaataataaacaattatctaataataaattatatagGAAAGATGATCATTTAACTTCTTCAATTGCAGATTTTGATAGTAATTCTGTGAGaatacaaagaaaaaacGTGGATTTAGAAGCTATGTTTGGAATAGGAAAAGATAACAACAGAATGAATCTTAATAATGAAGCAGTTCAAAGTttctattcaaataatgaaacaGAAACCCAAGATAAGAATGCGACAAACGactattttttatttaaagaaggacttttgaaatatcaagagaaaaagatattaagatattatttatatgaTGTAGGAAATAAAGTCCATTCAGATACTATAGCTTAtccagaaaatattatatcaGAAAACTCTGCATTTAACTATTTGGGGAATTATGCAGATGTTTATGAAATTAGTAAAGTATCAGATCCACCAGTAATTTCATGGCCAAATAATCACATAGTTTTTGTACATTCTCAAGTAAAATCTGATGGTACATTTAGATTTCAAGTATATACTAGCTCAGGAGAGGTAggattttattttgaagtAACTGGTAATAGTTATAAAACAGGTTGTGGTAGTTATTCTAGAAGTGATAACAGCAAATTTACTCACTCAgcaaattctttaattcaaGTACAATTAGTAAGAAGAAAGTTTGGATTTAATGTATTTGTTGATGGTACTAGAAGAACAAAATtagatattattgattgTATTGCAAGTGTTCCAACTAAAGTTCAAATAACTAGTGGATCAGGATCACAAATTTATCCAAAAGTAGAAGATTGCCAAATCTCACAGTGGACAGATTGGTCAACTTGTTCAAAAACTTGCTCAACTGGTTCAAAAGCTAGATACCGTTCAGTAATTATGCCAAGTATGAATGGTGGTTTACCATGTCCTAAATTACTTGATTCAAGTCCTTGTAATGCTGATATTTCATGCTCACCATGCCAATATTCGGAATGGACAATGTGGGGTGAGTGCTCAGCTACTTGTGGATCAGGATCAACAACCAGAACAAGAAAGTTATTAAGTGCAGcatattttattgaaagCTGTATTGATACATTCCAATTAAAATCTTGCCATGGTGTTTCTTGCGCTAGTGATTGTATTGTAACAGAATGGTCAGATTGGAGCGAATGTAGTACAACTTGTGGTGTTGGAAGTCAAATTTCCACAAGATCCATAGTTGTTCCAGAACAAAATGGTGGAAAATGTGATCATGATCTTAACAAAGTCCAAGAATGTAATGTTTCTGTTTGCTCCAAGTCTTGTGATCCTTCTCCATGCTTAAATGGCGGTATTTGTAGTGAATTACCAAAGTCAAACTTCGCTTGTACATGCCCGCCATTTTACGGAGGAGAAACTTGTGATCAATTTGAATTTCCTTGGTggttttataatattataattgtTTTAGCTGTTTTGGCTGTTGGGATATTTTATAAGTctcaaatttcaaatatagtTACTCCAAATACAATGGATCCTTCATATGCAGGAGATGGGGATTATGCCTTCAGTCAAGGCCCTGCTCCCCCAGATCCAGTACAAGCAGCAAATGGACAACCTCAATACTACCCAAATGCGTATAATTACAACTATGGGTATTATGACAATTCTAATGAGGGATATTTGgtaaataatgatgaagGAAATTGGATGTACTAG
- a CDS encoding WD40 repeat protein: MNKGYKGGCFSLKVPPVFCNNGNLLLIPKGRDNEIYVYDTLGNGESKSQFSASKEIITGLGVIKSDQNEEFIVTTTVSGLIRIFHLNDILNHKEKKSVIEIEIGRCIIDLKVAKNNIYFIISEAKDQDTLIDTNVSLYKIPISDIISKFNTSVNQKSNHSKFIQKSLKKIINFSYGALNFQVSSDESLFCFIWKNILIIWNTQYPDKIIRFRHSEYILSLTLSEDQQFVATGDAYGRLTYWFIPPSSSKEGIQMWKNAPSISENSDIEKMIYKYNVKTSISHWHSHELNSLNIIPGTDTILSGGEEAVLVLWRQTFSSDSYLIHTRNHYKNPNNNGTRQFIPRLGAPIYNITSFRKEKVCMDTQNHDYTQVSGSNTLPSLIAAIVCSDNSIKIIDLVHNKILNTIYGISTPFNAIKGSIMDYPKIKILGSQFLNPTKLLVSIISHPFKLHIHDLIKDVWHSSILCKPEESYVSKVGDGISSSKLVQDDITRVVLIDAYYSKNSKSAITIESQKFDHFNDEKRAYNLKFWKILLSKDKTQFELVSNYPIAHIDQVVSIEEAESDHILYENDNHDINKDNNTCFITITCKREIKCWIYKNQIKEWVNSSIIHPESEIEIYSTCFSHAFNKLFLASSKGIIVYNWNKQYSILLESDIGYLSVKGAQITQMLIVMHNHEYYLLGISPSSGKLFIWNITSMELIHQENIQLNSDSKLINIQDYGHFTQFLKEEIPFQFAIVKNTKQKALISLYQFVKSTKSKSKLEQIKCLEDIEIDLFEETSVKDAIIQFKVENTKISIYLVLLLSSYDIYIQEIRALDTSGEIISQVLQDINKQSLENTEMVIDDSLSTNKEFTDEYETTDINDIQKSIEKMFLKTDKDSQINNDNQKSNPVSTLSQISKTVQSIISYSNDPNKQVLGANQITSSFSSLYCLKQVSNEVAISFGKKNLSNLSQNLNTCMCPSSTNLFWTLVNNNSSNNKYLSRLSDHDNDYKSSQNNNKNSHVQIFNESQSSSSSMNSSHNLSNDILISESLKPIQTQKLQSILKNATFNETR; the protein is encoded by the coding sequence ATGAATAAAGGTTACAAAGGAGGATGCTTTTCTCTAAAAGTACCACCAGTGTTTTGCAATAATGggaatttattattaatccCAAAAGGAAGAGATAACGAAATTTATGTATATGATACTTTGGGAAATGGAGAGTCTAAATCTCAATTTTCTGcttcaaaagaaattatcACAGGTCTTGGTGTGATAAAGTCTGATCAAAATGAGGAATTTATTGTTACTACAACTGTTAGTGGTTTAATACgaatttttcatttaaatgATATCTTAAAtcataaagaaaagaagtcTGTAATAGAGATTGAAATTGGTCGATGTATTATTGATTTGAAAGTTGCAAAAaacaatatatattttatcatAAGTGAAGCAAAAGATCAAGATACTTTGATTGATACTAATGTTTCCTTATATAAAATTCCCATTTCTgatataatttcaaaatttaatacttCTGTTAATCAAAAATCTAATCATtccaaatttattcaaaaatctctcaaaaagattattaaCTTCTCATATGGAGCTTTAAATTTCCAAGTATCTTCGGATGAGTCTTTATTCTGTTTTATATGGAAAAATAtcttaattatttggaatacTCAATACCCTGATAAAATTATTCGTTTTAGACATTCCGAATATATTCTATCGCTTACACTTTCTGAAGATCAACAATTTGTTGCTACTGGTGATGCTTATGGTAGGTTAACTTATTGGTTTATTCCTCCTTCTTCATCAAAAGAAGGTATACAAATGTGGAAAAATGCTCCTTCCATTTCTGAAAATTctgatattgaaaaaatgatctataaatataatgTTAAAACATCAATATCTCACTGGCATTCAcatgaattaaattctttaaatattataccTGGTACAGATACTATATTATCAGGTGGAGAAGAAGCTGTTCTAGTATTATGGAGGCAAACTTTCTCTTCAGATTCTTATCTGATTCATACCAGAAATCATTAcaaaaatccaaataataatggtaCTAGACAATTTATTCCTAGATTGGGAGCTCctatatataatattacatcatttagaaaagaaaaagtttGTATGGATACTCAAAATCATGATTATACTCAAGTATCTGGTTCTAATACTTTACCTTCATTAATAGCAGCTATTGTATGCTCTGATAACagtattaaaattattgatcTAGTACATAATAAAATCTTAAATACTATATATGGTATTTCTACTCCATTCAATGCAATTAAAGGTAGTATTATGGATTATCctaaaatcaaaattctaGGATCTCAATTCTTGAATCCTACAAAGCTTTTAGTATCCATTATTTCTCATCCATTCAAGTTGCATATTCATGATCTTATTAAAGATGTATGGCATTCTAGTATTCTTTGTAAGCCTGAAGAAAGTTATGTTTCAAAAGTTGGAGATGgaatttcttcatcaaaGCTTGTACAAGATGATATTACTAGAGTTGTATTAATTGATGcatattattcaaagaattcaaaatctGCTATTACTATTGAAAGTCAAAAATTTGATCattttaatgatgaaaagaGAGCATATAATCTtaaattttggaaaattcttctttctaAAGATAAAACACAATTTGAATTAGTATCTAACTATCCTATTGCTCATATTGACCAAGTTGTTTCAATAGAAGAAGCAGAATCTGATCATATATTatatgaaaatgataatcatgatattaataaagataataatacatGTTTTATAACAATTACTTGTAAACGTGAAATTAAATGTTGGATTtataaaaatcaaattaaagaatggGTCAATTCATCAATTATTCATCCAGAAtctgaaattgaaatttattctACTTGTTTTAGTCATGCATTTAATAAGCTTTTCTTGGCTTCATCTAAAGGTATTATAGTATATAATTGGAATAAACAATATTCAATTCTACTTGAAAGTGATATTGGTTATTTATCTGTTAAAGGAGCTCAAATTACTCAAATGCTTATTGTTATGCATAATCATGAATATTATCTATTAGGAATTTCTCCTTCTTCTGGAAAGCTTTTTATATGGAATATTACTTCCATGGAGTTAATTCATCAAGAGAATATTCAACTTAATTCTGATTCCAAGCTTATTAATATACAAGATTATGGTCATTTTACCCAATTcttaaaagaagaaatccCATTTCAATTTGCTATTgttaaaaatacaaaacaAAAAGCACTTATTTCTCTTTATCAATTTGTAAAAAGTACTAAATCCAAATCTAAACttgaacaaattaaatGTTTGGAAGATATTGAgattgatttatttgaagaaacaTCTGTTAAGGATGctattattcaatttaaaGTTGAAAACACAAAAATCTCTATATATTTAGTGCTTTTGTTATCCAGTTATGacatttatattcaagaaatacGAGCTTTGGATACATCTGGTGAAATTATTTCACAAGTTCTAcaagatattaataaacaaTCATTAGAAAATACTGAAATGGTTATTGATGATTCTTTATCTactaataaagaatttactGATGAATATGAAACTActgatattaatgatattcAAAAATCTATTGAAAAGATGTTCCTTAAGACTGATAAAGATagtcaaataaataatgataatcaAAAAAGTAATCCAGTTTCTACTTTATCACAGATTTCAAAGACTGTTCAAAGTATTATTTCCTATTCAAATGATCCAAATAAACAAGTTTTGGGAGCTAACCAAATTACAAgttcattttcatcattataCTGTTTAAAACAAGTTAGTAATGAAGTTGCTATTTCTTTTGGTAAAAAGAACTTAAGTAACTTATCTCagaatttaaatacttGTATGTGTCCATCTTCAACAAATTTGTTCTGGACTTTGGTTAATAACAAttcttccaataataaatatttgtcaCGTTTAAGTGATCATGATAATGACTACAAGAGTAGTCAGAACAATAACAAAAATTCTCATgtacaaatatttaatgagTCCcaatcatcatcatcatcaatgAATAGTTCTCATAATCTTTCAAATGATATTCTAATATCAGAATCCTTGAAACCTATACAAACTCAGAAACTACAATCTATTTTAAAGAATGCAACTTTTAATGAAACAAGGTAA
- a CDS encoding thymidine kinase of likely bacterial origin: protein DWKYFNKMAKLYFYYSAMNAGKSTVLLQSSFNYQERGMKTILFTISKDCRFEEGSICSRIGLSEKAHTFTPDLKLLDIINQENNKEKIDCVLVDESQFLTKFQVRELCIVVDKLNIPVLCYGLRTDFKGNLFEGSKYLLAWADKLTEIKTICRCGKKATMTIRLNSNGEPVFSGEQILIGDNSIYTSVCRKHHIINCEEYNF, encoded by the coding sequence GATTGGAAAtactttaataaaatgGCAAAATTATACTTTTACTATTCAGCAATGAATGCTGGAAAATCAACGGTTCTTCTTCAATCCTCATTCAACTACCAAGAAAGAGGAATGAAAACCATTCTCTTTACAATTAGCAAAGATTGCCGATTTGAAGAAGGCTCAATTTGCTCTAGAATTGGTCTCTCAGAAAAAGCACACACATTCACTCCTGATTTAAAACTacttgatattattaatcaagaaaataataaggAAAAAATTGATTGTGTTCTAGTTGATGAAAGCCAATTCCTAACGAAATTCCAAGTTAGAGAATTATGCATTGTTGTTGATAAGCTAAATATTCCAGTACTATGCTATGGTTTGAGAACAGACTTTAAGggaaatttatttgaaggAAGTAAATACTTATTAGCATGGGCTGATAAACTTACTGAAATCAAAACTATTTGTCGCTGTGGCAAAAAAGCTACCATGACTATCAGATTAAATAGCAATGGAGAACCTGTTTTTTCTGGCGAACAAATTCTTATTGGTGACAATTCTATTTATACTTCTGTATGCAGAAAACATCATATAATTAATTGTGAAGAATACAATTTCTAA